Proteins from one Bradyrhizobium roseum genomic window:
- a CDS encoding Crp/Fnr family transcriptional regulator, whose translation MAAVDRSLVANLPMFAGLAPAEQDELLREARSIRYPKGTAVFDQGMEADRFYLLLHGHLRVEKTTSQGQQSVVRYVSAGELFGVAPAMNLAHYPATAVAAVDSVALAWPSSSWNRLIAKYPTLASSALHTVGSRLQDTQARVLEMSNEQVEQRVAHALLRLAKQAGKKVDAGVEIDFPISRQDVAEMTGTTLHTVSRILSAWEQQGLVEGGRQRIVLRDAHRLYDLAEGEAAKARK comes from the coding sequence ATGGCCGCGGTCGACCGTTCGTTGGTCGCAAACCTGCCGATGTTCGCTGGCCTTGCGCCGGCCGAACAGGACGAACTCTTGCGGGAAGCGCGCTCGATTCGATACCCGAAGGGCACCGCGGTCTTCGATCAGGGCATGGAAGCCGACCGCTTCTATCTTCTGCTGCACGGCCATCTTCGCGTCGAGAAGACCACGTCGCAGGGGCAGCAATCCGTGGTCCGCTACGTTTCGGCCGGCGAACTGTTCGGCGTCGCGCCAGCGATGAACCTGGCGCATTATCCGGCAACAGCAGTCGCCGCCGTCGATAGCGTCGCACTGGCTTGGCCGTCGTCTTCCTGGAATCGCCTGATCGCCAAATATCCGACGCTGGCCTCGAGCGCGCTCCATACCGTCGGCAGCCGCCTGCAAGACACCCAGGCCCGCGTGCTGGAGATGTCGAACGAACAGGTCGAGCAACGCGTGGCGCATGCGTTGCTGCGACTGGCCAAGCAGGCCGGCAAGAAAGTCGATGCCGGCGTCGAGATCGATTTTCCGATCAGCCGGCAGGACGTCGCCGAGATGACGGGAACGACATTGCATACCGTCAGCCGGATTCTCAGCGCGTGGGAGCAGCAGGGACTGGTGGAAGGAGGCCGGCAGCGAATCGTGCTGCGCGACGCGCACCGGCTTTATGATCTCGCCGAAGGCGAAGCCGCGAAGGCACGCAAGTAG
- a CDS encoding NnrS family protein, whose translation MATMQKLRAYRGPALFSHGFRPFFLFGAVYAGAMVPLWLATFAGDVSLPTAFTPRDWHAHEMLFGYVAAVIAGFLLTAVPNWTGRLPIQGGPLAVLFAAWLAGRLAVTFSGSIGWQLALAIDAAFLLLLTAAAAREIVAGRKWNNLTVVGIISLLAATNIAFHVEAHFGGADYSTRLGVGLVVTLVCLIGGRIVPSFTRNWLARREPGRLPVPFNRFDAVAMVAGVCAMIAWAIAPSGRWVAGALGVGGLLHLVRLARWAGYRTMSDRLVLILHVAYAFVPAGFLLAALSALDLVAPSAGIHAWTGGAVGSMTIAVMTRATLGHSGQALSASIATQLVYASIVVAALARVCAALEPAHSIPLLTIAGAAWTGAFLGFALLYAPLLCGARKV comes from the coding sequence ATGGCGACGATGCAGAAATTGAGGGCCTATCGGGGACCGGCGCTGTTCTCCCACGGTTTTCGGCCGTTCTTCCTGTTCGGCGCCGTCTATGCCGGCGCCATGGTTCCGCTGTGGCTTGCGACATTCGCCGGCGATGTCTCGCTGCCGACCGCCTTCACGCCGCGAGACTGGCACGCGCACGAAATGCTGTTCGGCTATGTAGCCGCGGTGATCGCCGGCTTTCTTCTGACGGCGGTGCCGAACTGGACCGGCCGGCTTCCGATCCAGGGCGGCCCGCTCGCGGTCCTGTTCGCCGCCTGGCTTGCCGGGAGACTGGCCGTCACGTTCTCCGGCTCGATCGGCTGGCAGCTCGCGCTGGCGATCGACGCCGCCTTTCTGTTGCTGCTGACCGCCGCGGCCGCGCGCGAAATCGTCGCCGGGCGCAAGTGGAACAACCTGACAGTGGTCGGCATCATCTCGCTGCTCGCCGCCACCAACATCGCGTTTCATGTCGAGGCGCATTTTGGCGGTGCGGACTATTCCACGCGTCTTGGCGTCGGCCTCGTGGTCACGCTGGTTTGTCTGATCGGCGGACGGATCGTGCCGAGCTTTACGCGAAACTGGCTGGCGCGCCGCGAACCTGGACGGCTGCCCGTTCCGTTCAACCGCTTCGATGCGGTCGCGATGGTCGCGGGCGTCTGCGCCATGATCGCATGGGCGATCGCGCCTTCAGGCCGTTGGGTCGCGGGCGCGCTTGGTGTTGGCGGTCTGCTCCATCTCGTCCGTCTGGCGCGCTGGGCCGGTTATCGGACCATGTCCGACCGGCTCGTGCTGATCCTTCATGTGGCGTACGCCTTCGTGCCGGCCGGCTTCCTGCTGGCGGCGCTGTCGGCGCTGGACCTTGTCGCCCCGAGCGCGGGGATCCATGCCTGGACCGGCGGCGCGGTCGGTTCGATGACGATCGCCGTAATGACCCGCGCCACGCTAGGCCACAGCGGCCAGGCGCTCTCGGCGTCCATAGCCACGCAACTTGTCTACGCATCCATCGTCGTCGCCGCGCTGGCGCGGGTCTGCGCGGCGCTGGAGCCGGCTCATTCGATCCCGCTGCTGACGATCGCAGGCGCCGCATGGACGGGGGCGTTTCTGGGTTTCGCGCTCCTCTACGCGCCGCTGCTGTGCGGCGCGCGCAAGGTCTAA